A region of bacterium DNA encodes the following proteins:
- a CDS encoding 3-hydroxyacyl-CoA dehydrogenase family protein, with translation MGGINRIHQGDKPVTVLGAGTMGHGLALLAARAGHPVWLVDTEQKALIKARELLEAETRWLEAQGELGEMGAEGILTLIKTSTSWEEPLVDSTLVLEAISEDVNAKSKLYEAIAPKLSSRTILASNTSYLDVFALAPEELLERFLIAHFYAPPHLIPLVEVVPNPRTASGVLQELLELMRSWGQRPVVMKRFIPGYIVNRLQRAMAREIFHLLDEGYATPEQIDEAVKASLGIRIPVVGVVQRYDFTGLDLALKFLGNPSIQLVNEDRIPKSLMEKVQAGHLGVKTGRGFYDYTKSSTAETLLERDRRLLWLRRFLDSL, from the coding sequence ATGGGAGGGATCAATAGGATTCACCAGGGAGATAAGCCGGTCACGGTATTGGGAGCCGGCACCATGGGACACGGGTTGGCTTTGTTGGCGGCCCGGGCCGGGCATCCTGTTTGGCTCGTGGATACGGAACAAAAAGCTCTGATAAAGGCAAGGGAGCTTCTGGAAGCCGAAACCCGATGGTTGGAAGCCCAGGGAGAGCTGGGAGAGATGGGTGCCGAGGGCATCCTGACACTGATCAAGACCAGCACCTCCTGGGAGGAACCCCTGGTAGATTCGACACTGGTGCTGGAAGCCATAAGCGAGGATGTCAATGCCAAGAGCAAGCTTTATGAGGCCATAGCCCCCAAACTCTCCTCGAGAACGATCCTGGCCAGCAACACGTCTTACCTAGACGTTTTTGCGTTAGCCCCCGAGGAGCTTCTGGAAAGGTTCCTCATAGCTCACTTCTACGCTCCCCCTCATCTTATTCCCCTGGTGGAGGTTGTGCCAAACCCACGTACCGCTTCAGGGGTATTGCAGGAACTACTTGAACTCATGCGAAGTTGGGGGCAGAGGCCCGTGGTTATGAAAAGGTTCATTCCAGGTTACATAGTTAATCGTCTTCAAAGGGCCATGGCCAGGGAGATCTTTCACCTCCTGGATGAGGGCTATGCCACCCCTGAGCAAATAGATGAGGCGGTGAAAGCCTCTTTGGGAATCAGAATCCCGGTGGTGGGTGTGGTCCAAAGATATGATTTTACTGGGCTGGACCTGGCCCTCAAATTCCTGGGGAATCCTTCTATCCAACTGGTCAACGAGGACCGGATCCCCAAGAGTCTGATGGAAAAGGTACAGGCTGGGCACCTAGGGGTGAAAACCGGAAGAGGCTTTTACGATTACACCAAGAGCTCCACGGCCGAAACCCTTCTGGAGCGAGACCGCAGATTGCTCTGGTTGAGG
- the queD gene encoding 6-carboxytetrahydropterin synthase QueD, translating to MYEIMIQESFSAAHRLRNYGGQCEDLHGHNWRVDVVVRARELDSTGLAIDFKELKKHTREILSSLDHAFLNELEPFQQLNPSSENIARFIFQGLRERLAGTDLSVMRVNVWESDHSCASYLGEEP from the coding sequence ATGTATGAGATAATGATCCAGGAGAGCTTTTCGGCTGCACACAGGCTTCGAAACTACGGTGGGCAGTGTGAGGATCTTCACGGCCACAACTGGCGGGTGGATGTGGTGGTCAGGGCAAGGGAGCTTGACTCCACAGGCCTTGCCATTGACTTCAAGGAACTCAAGAAACACACCCGCGAGATCCTCAGCAGCCTGGACCACGCTTTCCTGAATGAATTGGAGCCCTTCCAGCAATTGAACCCATCCTCGGAGAACATAGCTCGTTTCATATTCCAGGGCCTGAGGGAAAGGCTTGCGGGCACAGACCTGTCAGTGATGAGGGTGAATGTGTGGGAGTCTGATCATTCCTGTGCTTCGTATTTGGGAGAAGAGCCATGA